CTGGGGAACGGGCGATGTAGCACAGCGAAGAGGAAACCAGCCGGGTTCACCGAGCATCTCGTTGCCCCGGTGACgggtcagacccccccccctcagcccgGAGTCCTGGTTCATTTTAATCACtgtgaaagagggggggggcctTCTGTTGGCTAATGACCCAGAACCCTTTATTACCCAGAAGGCCACAGGGAAGCGCGTCAGAGCAATACTTACTAGCCAGGTAGGGGACGGAGAACAAACcgtagccccccccctccccccccagctGTTGTCGAGGCAAAATGCTATGCTACAAAAATACTAATGTACTCAATAACCATACGTGTATGTTCATGAATAAATTGGTTAAACATGTCACGTGGTCGTTGTGTTTATTTGCTCCTGGGATTGGTAAACGTTTAGAGTGGGCGTGGCTAAATCCTACAGTTTGAGCTCGTCTGAACAAGTGGCTGCGCCGCCTTCTGCCGCCAGAGGGCGCCATCGCGCTGACCGATGCTCGGTGACCTCCGCGGGGAATAAAATGCCAAAACCACAGAATGATGATAAATATGAAAGAACTTTATCCCACAAGAGGAGTTACGCTGCAGATGTTCTGCTGAGAGTTCTCACTCAAACTAGGATGAGGCAGAACAGAAACATCCCGTAATCTGGTCCTATACTTTAATGCATATAGAAGACTAGAAATATTGACATGTTTGAGAATCAAAAGGATTGACTCGAGTACCAGACTCGCATGTAGACCTCATTGTGACATGATCTGGTCCTCGTGAGCCCCCCAGGTGAAGTGGGCCATGTGATGTAGTGACACACGACCTGCAGAGTGACTATTATGCATTTCTATGATCTCTAATGGTTAAGAGTCcccccacagacagacagacagacgccgCTCGCGCGCCTCGTGCCGCCGCCTGCTCCGGACAGACCGCCGCGCAGCCACAGCAGCAGCCGGGAGCGGGACGCCTGAAGCCGGGCGACGATGCCGGAGAGCGGGAGGAAGGTGCTGAAGGTGGGGCTGCTGGAGAAGCGCAGCGACGGGCTGCTGCAGCTGTGGAAGAAGAAGCGCTGCGTGCTGACGGAGGAcggcgtgctgctgctgccgccgaaGCAGCTCGAGCAGCGGCCCGGCGCGGGGGACGCGGCCGGCCGGCCCAAGGAGCTGCACTTCTCCGGCATGAAGACGCTGGACTGCGTGGAGCGGAAGGGCAAGTACGTGTACTTCACGGTGGTCATGGCGGAGGGCCGGGAGATCGACTTCAGGTGCCCGCAGGACGAGGGCTGGAACGCGGAGATCACGCTGCAGATGGTCCGCTACAAGAACCGCCAGGCGGTCCTGGCCGTCAAGTCCACCCGGCAGAAGCAGCAGCTGCTCGGCCACAAGGCGGCCCGCAGCGCGCCGCACGTCGCGTGACCCGCGGCGGGGACGACGGACGGCATTTAGGGGAGGGGGTCCGGGGGGGTCCGGGGGTCCCCCGCGAATCCCCTCGCACGGGACGGACCCGGGTTTCGTTGTATTTGTTCCCCGGATAAGAACGAGGACTCCGGGTCTCACGGACCCTCAGAGGACGTGAAGGGACCAAGTGGATCCACTCTGGCGGAGCAGGGACGTGTGGACCTCTGGAGGcctgcacgcacgcacgcacgcctACCTACCTGCACACATACacctgcctgcacacacacacacacacctgcctgccccccccccccctgcagctcctcctctgggTGCACCTGCTGACTCGACTCTGTTGACGTCTCTGTTCTGAGAACTCGACTCTGATGCCTGAAGAAGAATCCTGACGTTGAAGCTCATGGAGACGCGTCCACAGACGTGTGGAGCGGCGTGTTGACGGTCTGAACCTCCACTGGTTCAACGTGTCCTCCACATGAACCACAGGACACACGTCTGGAGGTCAAAgctcttttgtatttttacaaGAATTTGGGGATTTTAGCTGTAGAGTTcacattttaatgtttataATTTATGACATGTGTTCTGTTGAGCGGGTTGTAGTGTATTTAtactttaatattattatttttaggttAACAGAAAAATCATTTGAGaagaacttaaaaaaacaaaacggttaaattaatcaaatagtACAAAAGTGAAATGTTAAAACCCATTTTAGAGACTTCCTGTTTTGGTGTCTAAAAAACATGTTGGGGGGTCTAAATCCTGTCCACTCGCATGCTTATTTAACTTCTGTAATGAATAAATGTTTCCTCAGTTAAACGTGAGCCTCCGTATGCTACGTACGGACGAGggtcccccgccccctccaggcGAAGTCTTCCTGGTGTCCAGCAGCTCTTCAACACAGAGGCAGATGGACTGAAGCCTGAGAactctactggactctactgtCTGCG
This is a stretch of genomic DNA from Pseudoliparis swirei isolate HS2019 ecotype Mariana Trench chromosome 10, NWPU_hadal_v1, whole genome shotgun sequence. It encodes these proteins:
- the phlda1 gene encoding pleckstrin homology-like domain family A member 1, which translates into the protein MPESGRKVLKVGLLEKRSDGLLQLWKKKRCVLTEDGVLLLPPKQLEQRPGAGDAAGRPKELHFSGMKTLDCVERKGKYVYFTVVMAEGREIDFRCPQDEGWNAEITLQMVRYKNRQAVLAVKSTRQKQQLLGHKAARSAPHVA